GCGTGTCTCCGAACCAGTTCACGATGTACGTCCTCGGCAGGCCGCTCTCCTCCGACATCTGGTCGTACTCCTCGGCCGTCGGCCACTGCGTGCGCACGAAGGCCTTCTTCAGAATGTGGAGCTGCTCCGGCGTCTTCTTCATCGCCTTCCTGCCGGAGGGCGGCGTGCTCTGCCGCTCCCGAGCCGAGGACGACAGCGCCGCACAGGACGCTTTCTAGGGGTGTAAATTACACGTTTAAATCACCATATCGTATTATAACGGTACAATGTTTACTGATATCAcacagtgtgtctctgtgtgtgtgtgtgtgtgtgtgtgtgtgtgtgtgtgtgtgtgtgtgtgtgtgtgtgtgtcagagtaacaaatgacataacattatttattatacgtttattggattcacagctgctatatagtgttttgacctcgacaacccaactgcattttaccgcaaacttgcgactagttaactttctaaagagtcgggtcggtgatTGTGAACGTGTGATTGTGAACGTGTGATTGTGAacgtgtgattgtgtaaaggtgttcacgagatagataccaacctttagtGAACTAGTGAATTTCgtcagccgtcttctctcctttacggagacagacgctgtgtgcacggtgggctcgatggtgttttaagcctccagtgtcgccttccaggcagctaaccctcaccttaacactaacataacttctttgacataactattgccgcgctgcctggaaggcaacattgggggctaaaaacaccaaacacctcacagtgggaggagctgtgtgtgtgtgtgtgtgtgtgagcgtgagcgtgtaagcgagacacaagtgacagagagacggaggagagcagggaaaggaaatgcagaagaacgtgttttaaatagtgtttaagaaaaaataattataacGAAATGCAATGtgcggcggccggtgttgatagtgaggcgcaccgccacacattagtcacatatgtgggaaacactgatgtctcaggctgtaccacctagtgtcctacagtctctcccctgagctagctgtctcaggctgtaccacctagtgtcctacagtctctcccctgagctagctgtctcaggctgtaccacctagtgtccgaCAGTCTCttccctgagctagctgtctcaggctgtaccacctagtgtcctacagTCTCTCCCTGacctagctgtctcaggctgtaccacctagtgtcctacagtctctcccctgagctagctgtctcaggctgtaccacctagtgtccgaCAGTCTCttccctgagctagctgtctcaggctgtaccacctagtgtcctacagtctcttccctgagctagctgtctcaggctgtaccacctagtgtcctacagtctctcccctgagctagctgtctcaggctgtaccacctagtgtcatccagtctgtcccctgagctagctgtctcaggctgaaccacctagtgtcctacagTCTCTCCCTGaactagctgtctcaggctgtaccacctagtgtcatccagtctgtcccctgagctagctgtctcaggctgtaccgcctagtgtcctacagtctgtcccctgagctagctgtctcaggctgaaccacctagtgtcctacagTCTCTTCCCTGAACTAGCTGTCTCAGGccgtaccacctagtgtcatccagtctgtcccctgagctagctgtctcaggctgtaccacctagtgtcctacagtctctcccctgaactagctgtctcaggctgtaccacctagtgtcatccagtctgtcccctgagctagctgtctcaggctgtaccgcctagtgtcctacagtctctcccctgagctagctgtctcaggctgtaccgcCTAGTGTCcgacagtctctcccctgagctagctgtctcaggctgtaccacctagtgtgtaaagtaagatgtaaacaataagtaccccaaATCATCTCATcaaccagactccatctgtaacttgtaaacaaaataagacaatcagctatcaaacagaaaatacagcatctctgttctctgcaaagacgaactaaattacctgattaatgcaactttctcacgacgtctcccggccatttttcaccgcagaaagctgctccctGCCTGGCTAAAGCCAATACAGTTAGCCtcaagaaacaaggcgtctgtcccaactaacgttacggttcggagctgcgacgctggaaaagtaccactaatctacaacctcagtcttatccaccactctctcgcctggACTACTGGAACTGACTGGTCCTCTAACTCAGTgattctcaaatgggggtacgcgtacccctaggggtacgtTGCGGTACTgtagggggtacgtgagattgTGTCCCCACTTGGCCCCAGActtggcccccacatcatcacatccccttcaccatacctagatattggcatggttgtatttcagttagtctaatagctggtttgatttgcattgagagatgatcttatggaaagtaccccatgccaatctctaggtatggtgaaggggatgtgatgatgatggcACAGCTCATTGCTTTTGTGAGGTGTGTGGATATCGACGACATTtatgaaaatgtacttttttgaaTGACAGCATTAAAGTGATTAACTTCATTAAGTCAAGGCCACTCAATGCACGACTGTTTCACCGCCTTTGTGAGGACATGggagctgaacacacacaactgCTGCTACACACAGAAGTGTGCTGGCTATCTCGAGGGAGGATACTGAACAGGCTGTTGGAACTACGGGGGGAGGTGCACACCTTTTTGTCAGAGCAAAGATTTCCATATGCCACCCTGTTTGAAGATAAAGATTGGCTTGCAAAGCTGTGCTATCTGGCAGATATATTCAGCAAATTGAATGAGCtgaatgtgtgtctgcaggGCAAGGACACCCACGTTCTGAACCTGTATGACACGGTGGGGGGTTTTCTGAAGAAAGCAGAGTTGTGGAAACGGGCTGATGTGTACAGGGGGATCTCACCTGCTTTTCTCAGGTGGATGCTTTCCTCTCCTGGGGAGACCTGGACAGAGCACCAGTGAAGTCCATCATAGAAGAACATTTGGCCAACCTGATTGTGAGTTTTAACTCATACTTTCCTGACATGGAGGAGAAATCTGCACAGCTTAGGTGGGTGAGAAACCCATTTCTTTTGTCAGAAGAAAGCAGAAACAAGCTCCCTCTCTGTCACCAGGAAAAACTCTTGGATgtgacatctgtgtgtgtgtgtgagtgtgtgtgtgtgtgtgtgtgtatatatatatatatatatatatatatatgtttcttTTATCAAACATGTTTGGGGCCAGTCAAGGGGTACTTAAACGGCATGATCGGTTATCGGTAATGAtacattgtttattattgcaaaTGTTAATTCTTGCAAATGTTAATTAttgcaaatgtttttcatttacaatGTTTTATAAATCTCATAATGATGGCACGTCACTATATCGTAGTCATAGCTTTTATATCTCAaatggtcagggggtacttggctgaGAAGAAATGTGATAGGGGGTACGTTATTGAAAAAactaactcttgtgggtcgccaccactcgccatactcgtccttAGTGCTGCTACCTCTGACTCATTAAAACTGCATAGGCAGAGATCGGCTACATAGGCACCAATCAGcgtcagagctaaggcggggctacagattaggcgTCCCTAAAGAACCCGCGTATCCAACCATAgctccgcattacattaattaatttgcacgcaagttttatttatttttataccgtgtattctccgtgtaaattcatgcaccgaactgtgacgcccgtaccgtttcaatactaatacatgtaccgttccacccctaatatatatatgtgtgtgtgtgtgtgtgtcgttacACCCCCTACCGCTTTCGCCTTCTCCCCGTCCCCCTCGCCGTCGTCGTCCTCGTTGGCCTGCGCCGCCGAAGGTGTCTTCCGCCTCTCGGTGAACCAGGCGTCCACCTCGCGTCGCGTCAGCTTCGTCTTGGCGCGCAGGCGGCTGAGCTCCTCGTCTGAGGGCGTGTCCGACCTCTGGAAGCTGGCCTCCAGGACGAGCAGCTGCTCGGGCGTCTTCTCCTTGAACTTCTGCGGCGTGAAGTCGGGGAAGGCGTGGCGGAACTTGACCCGTGGGTCGCTGGTGGAGCCTGGCGGGGCGTTGGCGGAAGTCGGGGAGCAATCGCTGGCGTCGTCGCTGGAGTCGATGACGATGGTGGCAGTGGCCGCCGCGGCCGCGCTGTCACCATTGTTGGCACCGTCATTGAGGCTGCCGCTGGTCCTCGCTCCCCGGGCTCCTCCAGCCACTGGCGCTTTGGCGGGCGGCGGTTCGCCCAGCAGGACGTGGTGATCCTTGGAGTTCCTCTGGTTGTAGCGTGTGTCGCTGAACCATTTCTTTATCGCTCGCTTGGAGAGTTTGGTGACCTGCATGAGTCGCGATATCTCCGCCTCCGTGGCGAACTGCCTGCGGCCGTAGCTCGCTTTCAGCTCCGCTAGCTGCTCCTTGGACTTCTTCGGCTTGGCCGCTGCAGATGCGTCCGCGCCAAGCGCTGCAGCGCTAGCCGACATCTCTGTCTTTGATTCCGACGTGGACGGCTCGGCGGCTTTGGGCTGGTTGCCGGGGACGCCCGCGACCGTGAGCGTGATTGGCGAGGCGACCGGCACGGCGCTGTTGCTGCCGGCGACTTGCGTGAGGACGAGGCCTGGCTGGCCGACGATCTGGCAGGTCTGGAAGATGGACTGCAGGCCGTTGGTGGCGGCCGCGATGTTGGCCGGGATGACGGTGATGGTCTGAGGGACGGTCTGCACCGTGCCGTTAAACTTCTTCCTCCTCGCCTCCTCCACCTGCAGAGAGAAGGAGTACGAGACGTTAGCAACGGGAGCACGTTTACAAAAATTAGGCCTTTGCCACAGCTCGCCACACACACGTGGGAGACCAAAACATTGCTGAATGGAGGACGAAACAGCAACCTTCCCAACAAAGCCCTGCAAACAGCCCCAATAGAAGAAAATGGAGTTGGCAGAACACACCAGCACAACAGCAATGTGGGAGCATCTGAAACGGAGGCACCCCATTGTCACTCGTGAAGGAGACAATAACAAGTAAGTACTAACGTTGGCTAAATTAATGTCATGTTTCTGTAGTGTGTTGTGTAGCTTGAGCTTTGCACCCTTCAGTGGTGCTAGCTAACTATCTTAGCTCTCCGTGCAGTTTGTTTGTGCTAGgttagtagctaacgttaacattagctagctactgGCGCTTAGACAGCTGTGTTTAGCCAACGTTAGTTATCATCTAATGTTGGCTTGAATGGTAGCTAGCTTACGGCTGAAGAACACAGCTATCtatagtagctaacgttagctaacctaGCATGACCAAACTGCACAGAGAGCTAAGATGCGTTGGTTAGCCTAGCACCACCAAAGTGCACAGCTGCTAGATCTAGCTAACGGTAGCAAGCAGATTGCAGTAGCTTTTAACGTTATctgtctaacgttagctaactcaCGAGTCACGACTTAACGTTAGTTAGCGTTAACTCATGCTGTGGTCGTTTACGAGTCAAATACATAAcattaaactaacgttagccagctTATAGTATCATGATTCAGTACGCTAGTTCGCCAATGTCAACTAATGGAGCCAAGCAATGTCCAGGCCAGGGCTGCACATAAGCTGGTGCGCAGTGCTCATGAATGAATGGAGGTTTATATGAGCACTGAAAACATTCAAATgatgcctctaacgtccgttttcggagcatcagagagaagcgcaggcatttcagtggcaccgaaatccgcgttgcaaTTCAGtctggtagataacggtcgttattgaccggtgccgtattagcaccaggTCTTTTACCGGGTAACATTTGACCCGAGGTCGTGAAGTGTGACCTGCAGCCTAAAGCCGGGCGTGGATGTGGATGTGGTGTGAAAAGCGTCTCTGTGAAGCACCGACCTCCTCTGGCGTCCAGCTGACTCCGTGCTTCAGCCTCTGGGCGGAGAACCACACTTTGATCTGCTCCTCGCTGAACTTCGTCTGCGAGGCCAAGCCCATGATCTCCGACACGGAGGGATACGGAAACCTACCGCACAGGAATCACAGTTGGACCGTTTAGTTTTCTACAAACTGAGCTGTtaaggaagtaaaaaaaaataaaataaaaacagagtgactattactagaggtgtgaatcttcactgacattctgcagtgctctgatactaaataaactggatacatacaactacagcactgagcacttcctgaatgtgcaaaacataaccgaatatgtaaacagaattTACAGCATTAaagtgtaaacagaaataatcaattatggcccggccgattatcgatgcagcatcgtccacgtCTCGATGCATccattatttgattcattcaacaCCTCCAGTAATTATTACCGTGGAGGGCTGCACGAAATGACGGAGATTtgtgataacgttgttgaatattacGATagtacttgcgataaataaaaagatatcAAAGTGTACTCAGTCctgccttttctgctgctttcagtattctgctaaataCATTGAACATTAAAAAAGGAACCAGTggaagtgcagttttctgccgatattttctttcaactatcatgtaagaaagcttttttttgcacacctcttttgTCGGGCAGCTGCGTAGGATATGATCAAAAGTAGCCGATCAAAAGCTTAGAGAAGAGTCCCGCACACACTGACCGTTACGCAAGCAATCATTTATAAATACGTTTCGGTCCCAGACCTTCATCAACTAACACAACAAATGTGTTtgtcgcgatatgtcgcagcatTTCGCGATATGTTTATTGCGTCAAGTTGATATCGCGACGgcgataaaaaaacaacaacaatgtatcGAGAATTTCTTTCCACCAAACCGAACCCCACGCTGGTCGACGtcatgacggcgccgttgattacgggaaggcgtttacgtaggtggagcgttcaatgcagcaggctgtgaggaagtggaaatggaactggtgagcagaaaaagtgttgtttggcagtactttcagtcaaaagaaggccattcaagtccagatacatgttcaatctgcaatgctgattagtctggtggtggcgaggaccctaaacaacacacaacatcaccgctgttacaacatctgatacgaaacatctggaagaatacgagttgtgcatgaaggaatctacagacagctgccagaatgcagcaacttcattGACctactcggggagactgatcagtccaactggcttttctgccgacggtcggccgtctggttggccgtctggttggtctgcAACAGCCTTTAGTAGCCTACTTTATGGGATTATTAATCTAAAAGGCTAATATACCCCAAAAAGTGCGTCCCTTTGCGTTACCTGTTGTAGGCGCTGACGAGCAGCACGTTGTTGTCCATGGCCGTGTTGTAGGTGGGGATGCTGCTGATGGGGATG
This window of the Sander vitreus isolate 19-12246 unplaced genomic scaffold, sanVit1 ctg355_0, whole genome shotgun sequence genome carries:
- the LOC144513844 gene encoding zinc fingers and homeoboxes protein 1-like isoform X2, with translation MASRRKSTTPCMVPPREAVDSDQDMEYVTDAAQPEDSNGVAAVSAEVSVSSLLEEWGENADGRPASDHYLDLTMAEGGYECKYCSFQTSELNLFTMHVDAEHPDVITNTSYVCMECDYHTKSYDTLLAHNARLHPGEDNFTRTMVRQNNETVVQQTVNDLTFDGSFVKVEADEAEETSRKSIALSKTPIMRIRSRPEPKKFTVAAHKAAAASDVIKVESDDEDDENTEPPTLSPAPMAPPASAAAPPRLIPVSAPLQVHAVPQSIVVNSSNVLQFKGGSAGGGSSGGGVLPPGTLAQVLSALQNQQTQTQLLIPISSIPTYNTAMDNNVLLVSAYNRFPYPSVSEIMGLASQTKFSEEQIKVWFSAQRLKHGVSWTPEEVEEARRKKFNGTVQTVPQTITVIPANIAAATNGLQSIFQTCQIVGQPGLVLTQVAGSNSAVPVASPITLTVAGVPGNQPKAAEPSTSESKTEMSASAAALGADASAAAKPKKSKEQLAELKASYGRRQFATEAEISRLMQVTKLSKRAIKKWFSDTRYNQRNSKDHHVLLGEPPPAKAPVAGGARGARTSGSLNDGANNGDSAAAAATATIVIDSSDDASDCSPTSANAPPGSTSDPRVKFRHAFPDFTPQKFKEKTPEQLLVLEASFQRSDTPSDEELSRLRAKTKLTRREVDAWFTERRKTPSAAQANEDDDGEGDGEKAKAVSPGEESIHLRKAESVLCGAVVLGSGAAEHAALRQEGDEEDAGAAPHSEEGLRAHAVADGRGVRPDVGGERPAEDVHRELVRRHALRLQEQQPEVVLPLPEREGGRGAERRSEDP